From Pseudomonas putida, one genomic window encodes:
- a CDS encoding response regulator transcription factor — translation MTTVLIVDDHSTVRFALRMLLERERFKVVGEVDNGSEVAQVARNLRPDVVVLDIGLPGLDGMEVIKRLQQLEHAPRIMVLTGQASELYVRRCLDAGIGAFVTKDEDLDAVVFAMKALVKGYSTFPQMSVNSNTLDSEQGRLSSLSNREMEVLRRLARGENNKNIGHCMNLSAKTISTYRGRIMDKLKTESLVEMVDLAKRNNVN, via the coding sequence ATGACAACCGTGCTGATCGTTGACGATCACTCTACCGTTCGATTTGCCCTGCGCATGCTGCTTGAGCGCGAGCGCTTCAAAGTTGTGGGTGAAGTCGACAACGGTAGCGAAGTGGCGCAGGTAGCACGCAACCTGCGCCCCGATGTGGTAGTGCTGGACATCGGGCTTCCCGGCCTCGACGGTATGGAAGTCATCAAACGCCTGCAGCAGCTTGAACACGCCCCCAGGATCATGGTCCTGACCGGGCAGGCCTCGGAACTGTACGTACGCCGCTGCCTGGACGCCGGTATCGGCGCTTTCGTAACCAAAGATGAAGATCTCGATGCCGTCGTCTTTGCCATGAAAGCCCTGGTCAAAGGGTACTCGACCTTCCCGCAGATGTCGGTGAACAGCAACACGCTGGATAGCGAGCAAGGGCGCCTGAGCAGCCTGTCGAATCGGGAGATGGAAGTGCTTCGGCGCCTGGCCCGTGGCGAGAACAACAAGAACATCGGCCATTGCATGAACCTCAGCGCCAAGACCATCAGCACTTACCGTGGGCGCATCATGGACAAGCTCAAGACAGAATCATTGGTAGAAATGGTCGACCTGGCCAAACGCAACAACGTCAACTAG
- the cobN gene encoding cobaltochelatase subunit CobN, with product MHLLRTQPGGFVPDDSIADFGQTPAELVILCSGDSHLALLAETAEQLPDDYPSLRLANPMQVQNHASVDLYVDQVLRHAKVILVSLHGGVGYWRYGVQQLVELASRGVQLILVPGDDRPDPELTGLGSITGEPAEHLWHYLRQGGKANAINLFKYLASQWLGRDYSWDAPQPLPRTSVYHPGTPTATLKDWFGQWHPEHPVAPLLFYRSHLQAANTAFIDVFCQRLQAAGLNPLPIAVASLKESACLEQVENWLDEVGAEVLINTTGFAMSSPERPNLRPFRRDIAVLQAICAQDNQPGWEASEQGLGARDLAMHIALPELDGRIITRPVSFKDMAWRSERSQSDVVCYRAHPERMDFVAELARRWVALARLPNGQKRVALVLANYPTRDGRIGNGVGLDTPAAALNILKALQAEGYPLGELPDSGTQLIHQLLGGVTNDLDHLDQRPCTQSLSLADYQAAFERLPEANRQAVLERWGAPEQDPMYRSGRLMVAGLRYGLTFVGIQPARGYQVDPSAVYHDPDLVPPHGYLAFHFWLRHAFAADAVIHVGKHGNLEWLPGKGVGLSDQCWPDALLGPLPNIYPFIVNDPGEGAQAKRRTQAVIIDHLMPPLTRAETYGPLRHLEQLADEFYEAQMLDPRRARELQRDILELVKANHIDRELQLEGQLDDAAVWLPRLDTYLCDLKESQIRDGLHVFGQSPQARLRIDTLLALLRVERGDGRGGNASLLRTLAKALALGFDPLDCDLGQNWAGPRPALLQGVSDALWRTCGDTRERLELLALQVIEHALGGTLQLPDEAQWQPVHQVVQALQGQVAPDLDACGAAEINGLLAALAGRFVPAGPSGAPSRGRLDVLPTGRNFYTVDIRNLPTTTAWRLGFASANLILERHLQDHGDHLRQLGLSVWGTATMRTGGDDIAQAMALMGVRPVWASGSQRVDDFEILPLSLLDRPRVDVTLRVSGFFRDAFGNLIRLFDAAVQAVAALDEPQDLNPLAARVRAERAALQAEGVEAEQAARQAGWRVFGAKPGAYGAGVQNAIDGRLWHSREDLAEVYLNHGGYAYGGSDEGTPARAQFARRLGQVQAVLQNQDNHEHDLLDSNDYYQFQGGMLAASETLSAAGVASYHGDHSQLDRPRIRTLKEELNRVIRARALNPKWIDGAKRHGYKGAFELAATVDNLFAFDATTHLIDDHHYQSLADAYVLDPATRDFMREHNPEALRDLTERLLEAQQRGLWEAPGDYREALEEQLLDGEEQA from the coding sequence ATGCACTTGCTGCGGACCCAGCCCGGCGGTTTCGTGCCGGACGACAGCATCGCCGACTTCGGCCAGACACCCGCCGAGCTGGTGATTCTCTGCAGCGGCGACTCGCACTTGGCATTGCTCGCTGAAACCGCCGAGCAACTGCCGGACGACTACCCCAGCCTGCGCCTGGCCAACCCCATGCAGGTGCAGAACCATGCCTCCGTCGACCTTTATGTCGACCAGGTGCTGCGCCACGCCAAGGTGATCCTGGTGTCGTTGCACGGTGGCGTGGGCTACTGGCGCTATGGTGTGCAACAGCTGGTCGAACTGGCTTCGCGCGGGGTGCAGTTGATCCTGGTGCCCGGTGACGACCGCCCCGACCCGGAGTTGACCGGGCTGGGCAGCATCACCGGGGAGCCAGCCGAGCACCTTTGGCATTACCTGCGCCAAGGGGGCAAGGCCAATGCCATCAACCTGTTCAAATACCTGGCCAGCCAGTGGCTGGGCCGCGATTACAGCTGGGATGCACCGCAACCGTTGCCACGCACGTCGGTGTATCACCCCGGCACCCCCACTGCGACGCTCAAGGACTGGTTCGGCCAGTGGCACCCGGAGCACCCGGTAGCACCACTGCTGTTCTACCGCTCGCACCTGCAGGCCGCCAATACCGCGTTCATCGACGTGTTTTGCCAGCGCCTGCAGGCGGCGGGCCTCAATCCGTTGCCGATCGCCGTTGCCAGCCTCAAGGAAAGCGCCTGCCTGGAGCAGGTCGAGAACTGGCTGGACGAAGTGGGGGCCGAGGTCCTGATCAATACCACGGGCTTTGCCATGTCCAGCCCGGAGCGTCCCAACCTGCGGCCGTTTCGCCGTGACATTGCGGTGCTGCAGGCGATCTGCGCGCAGGACAACCAACCCGGTTGGGAAGCCAGCGAGCAGGGCCTGGGCGCTCGCGACCTGGCCATGCACATTGCCTTGCCCGAGCTGGACGGGCGCATCATCACGCGGCCGGTGAGCTTCAAGGACATGGCCTGGCGCAGTGAGCGCAGCCAGTCTGATGTGGTGTGCTACCGCGCCCATCCAGAGCGTATGGATTTTGTCGCTGAACTGGCCAGGCGCTGGGTGGCGCTGGCGCGCCTGCCCAATGGGCAAAAGCGCGTTGCGCTGGTGCTGGCCAACTACCCGACCCGAGACGGGCGCATCGGAAATGGCGTTGGCCTCGATACCCCCGCAGCGGCGCTCAACATTCTCAAGGCGCTGCAGGCTGAAGGCTACCCGCTGGGCGAACTGCCAGACAGCGGCACGCAACTGATTCACCAGTTGCTCGGCGGCGTCACCAACGACCTCGATCACCTCGACCAGCGCCCCTGCACCCAGAGCCTGAGCCTGGCGGATTATCAGGCTGCTTTCGAGCGCCTGCCCGAAGCCAACCGCCAGGCCGTGCTGGAACGCTGGGGGGCGCCCGAGCAAGACCCGATGTACCGCAGCGGTCGCCTGATGGTGGCCGGGCTGCGCTATGGCCTGACGTTCGTCGGCATCCAGCCGGCCCGCGGTTACCAGGTCGACCCCAGTGCCGTTTACCACGACCCGGATCTGGTTCCGCCGCATGGCTACCTGGCATTCCATTTCTGGCTGCGCCACGCCTTCGCCGCCGATGCGGTCATCCATGTGGGCAAACATGGCAATCTGGAGTGGCTGCCCGGCAAAGGTGTCGGCCTGTCCGATCAGTGCTGGCCGGATGCACTGCTTGGCCCGCTGCCGAACATCTACCCGTTTATCGTCAACGATCCGGGCGAGGGCGCTCAGGCCAAGCGTCGCACGCAGGCTGTGATCATCGACCACCTGATGCCACCGTTGACCCGAGCCGAAACCTACGGCCCGTTGCGCCACCTTGAACAGCTGGCAGACGAGTTCTACGAAGCGCAGATGCTCGACCCACGCCGCGCCCGTGAACTGCAGCGCGATATTCTGGAGCTGGTCAAGGCCAACCACATCGACCGTGAGCTGCAACTGGAAGGGCAACTGGACGACGCTGCCGTGTGGCTGCCACGCCTGGATACCTACCTGTGCGACCTCAAGGAGTCACAGATCCGTGATGGCTTGCACGTGTTCGGCCAGTCGCCGCAAGCACGGCTGCGGATCGACACCCTGCTGGCTTTGCTGCGCGTCGAGCGCGGTGATGGTCGGGGTGGTAACGCCAGTTTGCTGCGTACACTCGCCAAGGCTTTGGCGCTGGGCTTCGACCCGTTGGACTGTGACCTTGGGCAAAACTGGGCAGGGCCGCGTCCGGCGCTATTGCAGGGGGTGAGCGACGCGCTGTGGCGTACCTGTGGCGACACCCGGGAACGCCTTGAACTGCTGGCACTGCAGGTGATCGAGCACGCTTTGGGCGGTACGCTGCAATTGCCCGACGAGGCGCAGTGGCAGCCGGTCCATCAGGTGGTACAGGCATTACAGGGGCAGGTAGCTCCAGACCTGGACGCCTGCGGGGCGGCCGAGATCAATGGCCTGCTCGCCGCCTTGGCGGGGCGCTTCGTGCCTGCGGGCCCCAGCGGAGCCCCTAGCCGCGGCCGCCTGGATGTGCTGCCCACGGGGCGTAACTTCTACACCGTGGACATACGCAACCTGCCTACCACCACTGCCTGGCGCCTGGGTTTCGCCTCAGCGAATCTGATCCTCGAACGGCATTTGCAGGACCACGGCGACCACCTGCGCCAGCTTGGGCTTTCGGTATGGGGCACGGCGACCATGCGCACCGGCGGTGACGACATTGCCCAGGCCATGGCGCTGATGGGCGTGCGCCCGGTGTGGGCCAGCGGTAGCCAGCGTGTCGATGATTTCGAGATCCTGCCGTTGAGCCTGCTCGATCGCCCTCGGGTGGATGTGACCTTGCGCGTCTCGGGGTTCTTCCGCGACGCCTTCGGCAACCTGATCCGCCTGTTCGATGCGGCGGTGCAGGCGGTAGCCGCACTGGACGAACCGCAAGACCTCAACCCCCTGGCGGCGCGGGTGCGTGCCGAGCGCGCGGCATTGCAGGCCGAGGGCGTTGAGGCCGAACAGGCTGCACGCCAGGCCGGTTGGCGGGTATTCGGCGCCAAGCCCGGCGCCTACGGGGCCGGGGTGCAGAATGCAATCGATGGCCGCCTCTGGCATAGCCGGGAGGATCTGGCCGAGGTGTACCTCAACCATGGCGGCTACGCGTACGGTGGCAGTGACGAAGGAACCCCGGCGCGTGCCCAGTTCGCCAGGCGGCTGGGCCAGGTCCAGGCGGTGCTGCAGAACCAGGACAACCATGAGCATGACCTGCTCGATTCCAACGACTATTACCAGTTCCAAGGTGGCATGCTGGCGGCGTCGGAAACCTTGTCCGCTGCGGGGGTGGCCAGTTACCACGGCGACCACAGCCAGCTCGACCGGCCGCGCATCCGTACCCTCAAAGAGGAACTGAACAGGGTCATTCGCGCCCGTGCCCTCAACCCCAAATGGATCGACGGGGCCAAGCGCCATGGCTACAAGGGCGCCTTCGAGCTGGCGGCGACGGTCGACAACCTGTTCGCCTTCGATGCCACCACGCACCTGATCGATGACCATCATTATCAGTCGCTGGCCGATGCCTATGTGCTCGACCCGGCGACCCGCGACTTCATGCGTGAGCATAACCCCGAGGCCTTGCGAGACCTCACCGAGCGTTTGCTGGAGGCCCAGCAGCGCGGGCTCTGGGAAGCACCTGGTGACTACCGCGAAGCCCTCGAGGAGCAGTTGCTCGACGGCGAGGAGCAAGCTTGA
- the cobM gene encoding precorrin-4 C(11)-methyltransferase — MTVYFIGAGPGDPELITVKGQRLIRQCPVIIYAGSLVPAAVLEGHQAQTVINSAELHLEQIVAAMHAAHEQGQDVARVHSGDPSLYGAIGEQIRHLRELGIDYQIISGVTATAASAALLGCELTLPEVAQTVILTRYGDSSPMPAGEQLGDLARHGCTLAIHLGVKHLARIVDELVPYYGADCPVAVVHRATWPDQDWVRGTLHDIVEQVAAKGFRRTALILVGHVLGDAPFAESALYRAGHAHLYRQGS; from the coding sequence ATGACGGTCTACTTCATCGGCGCCGGCCCAGGCGACCCGGAATTGATCACGGTCAAAGGGCAGCGCCTGATTCGTCAGTGCCCAGTGATCATCTACGCCGGCTCGCTGGTGCCCGCTGCCGTGCTCGAAGGGCACCAGGCCCAGACCGTGATAAACAGCGCCGAACTGCACCTGGAGCAGATCGTTGCGGCCATGCACGCGGCACATGAACAGGGCCAGGATGTCGCCCGTGTCCACAGCGGCGATCCCAGCTTGTATGGTGCCATCGGCGAACAGATCCGCCACCTGCGCGAGCTGGGCATCGACTACCAGATCATTTCGGGCGTAACCGCTACCGCCGCCAGTGCCGCTTTGCTGGGCTGCGAACTGACCCTGCCTGAGGTGGCACAGACGGTCATCCTGACCCGCTACGGTGACAGCTCGCCCATGCCGGCAGGCGAACAACTGGGCGACCTGGCACGTCATGGCTGCACCTTGGCGATCCACCTCGGCGTGAAACACCTGGCACGAATCGTCGATGAGCTTGTTCCTTATTACGGCGCAGACTGCCCCGTGGCCGTTGTTCACCGGGCCACCTGGCCCGATCAGGACTGGGTACGGGGCACCCTCCACGATATCGTCGAGCAGGTAGCCGCGAAGGGTTTTCGTCGCACCGCGCTGATCCTCGTCGGGCATGTGCTGGGTGATGCGCCGTTCGCCGAATCAGCCCTGTACCGTGCCGGGCATGCGCACCTCTATCGCCAGGGCAGTTGA
- a CDS encoding DUF1272 domain-containing protein codes for MLELRPNCECCNADLPGDSPDALICSFECTFCKRCAQTHFQGRCPNCSGQLVARPTRVGTALRNNPPATARVLKPHARCA; via the coding sequence ATGCTGGAACTACGTCCCAATTGCGAATGCTGCAACGCCGATCTGCCGGGCGACAGCCCTGACGCGCTGATCTGCTCGTTCGAATGCACATTCTGCAAGCGCTGTGCACAAACCCACTTCCAGGGCCGCTGCCCAAACTGCTCAGGTCAATTGGTCGCACGCCCCACCCGGGTCGGCACCGCCTTGCGCAACAACCCGCCTGCCACAGCGCGCGTGCTCAAGCCCCACGCCCGCTGTGCCTGA
- the cobW gene encoding cobalamin biosynthesis protein CobW translates to MKTLAKLPVTIVTGFLGSGKTTLLRHMLDNAQGRRIAVIVNEFGELGIDGEILKQCSIGCTEEEASGRVYELANGCLCCTVQEEFFPVMRELVARRGDLDHILIETSGLALPKPLVQAFQWPEIRNACTVDAVITVVDSPAVAAGTFAAYPDQVDAQRKLDPNLDHESPLHELFADQLASADLVVLNKADLIDAEGLAKVRAEVADELPPAVKVVEASSGRLPLNVLLGVGAESEAHIDGRRTHHDSHHDGEDHDDHDHDAFDSISIDLPEADEALLLDALTQLVVEFGILRAKGFAAIPGKPMRLLVQGVGTRFDKHFDRAWRADEPRVTRLVLIGQDLDAAQLEARLRQALGA, encoded by the coding sequence ATGAAAACACTGGCCAAGCTCCCCGTCACCATCGTCACCGGCTTCCTCGGCTCGGGCAAGACCACCTTGCTCCGGCACATGCTCGACAACGCCCAAGGCCGCCGCATCGCAGTCATCGTCAACGAGTTCGGCGAACTCGGCATCGACGGCGAAATCCTCAAACAATGCAGCATCGGCTGCACCGAAGAAGAAGCCAGCGGCCGCGTCTACGAACTGGCCAACGGCTGCCTCTGCTGCACCGTTCAGGAAGAATTCTTCCCGGTCATGCGTGAACTGGTGGCGCGCCGTGGCGACCTCGACCATATCCTCATCGAAACCAGCGGTCTGGCACTGCCAAAGCCCCTTGTGCAAGCCTTCCAGTGGCCCGAAATCCGCAACGCCTGCACCGTCGACGCGGTGATTACCGTGGTCGACAGCCCGGCTGTCGCCGCCGGTACCTTCGCCGCCTACCCAGACCAGGTCGACGCCCAACGCAAGCTCGACCCCAACCTGGACCACGAGTCGCCGCTGCACGAACTGTTCGCCGATCAACTGGCCAGTGCCGATCTGGTGGTACTGAACAAAGCCGACCTGATCGACGCCGAAGGCCTGGCGAAAGTCCGCGCTGAAGTGGCCGATGAATTGCCGCCCGCGGTCAAGGTAGTCGAGGCCAGCAGCGGCCGCCTGCCGCTGAACGTGCTGCTGGGCGTCGGCGCAGAGTCCGAAGCGCACATCGATGGCCGCCGCACCCACCATGATTCGCATCACGACGGCGAAGACCACGACGACCACGACCATGATGCCTTCGACTCCATCTCCATCGACCTGCCAGAGGCCGACGAAGCGCTGCTGCTCGACGCCCTGACCCAACTGGTGGTGGAATTCGGCATCCTCCGTGCCAAAGGCTTCGCAGCCATTCCTGGCAAGCCCATGCGCCTGCTGGTGCAGGGCGTAGGTACCCGTTTCGACAAGCACTTCGACCGCGCCTGGCGTGCCGATGAGCCGCGCGTCACCCGCCTCGTGCTGATCGGCCAAGACCTTGACGCCGCACAGCTGGAAGCTCGTCTGCGCCAGGCACTGGGCGCCTGA
- a CDS encoding CbtA family protein produces the protein MIKRIARTAGFSGLLAALLLTLLQSFWVAPLILEAETYESAAPAAEHHHDSQATAGHEHAAAHEHSAEAWSPEDGWQRILSTTGGNLVVAVGFALILAALYSLREPNRVTTGALWGLAGFAVFCLAPTLGLPPELPGTAAADLGQRQSWWIGTAAATALGLALLVFPRHWLLKACGAVLLVVPHVIGAPQPDVHRSLAPEALETQFKIASWVTNAAFWLALGLLSAWLYRRSSQA, from the coding sequence ATGATCAAGCGCATCGCCCGCACCGCAGGCTTCAGCGGCCTGCTCGCAGCCCTGTTGTTGACCCTGCTGCAAAGCTTCTGGGTCGCACCGCTGATTCTTGAGGCAGAAACCTATGAATCGGCAGCCCCCGCCGCCGAACACCACCACGATAGCCAGGCAACCGCCGGGCATGAACACGCCGCGGCGCACGAACACAGCGCAGAGGCGTGGTCACCAGAGGATGGCTGGCAACGCATCCTCTCCACCACCGGAGGCAACCTGGTCGTAGCCGTCGGCTTTGCCTTGATCCTTGCCGCGCTGTACAGCCTGCGCGAACCCAACCGCGTCACCACCGGCGCATTGTGGGGCTTGGCCGGCTTCGCCGTGTTCTGCCTGGCACCCACCTTGGGCCTGCCGCCAGAGCTACCAGGCACCGCCGCGGCCGACCTCGGCCAGCGCCAGAGCTGGTGGATTGGCACGGCCGCCGCAACCGCATTGGGGCTTGCTTTGCTGGTGTTCCCGCGTCATTGGCTGCTCAAGGCCTGCGGCGCCGTGTTGCTGGTAGTCCCGCACGTGATCGGTGCTCCGCAACCCGACGTTCACCGAAGCCTGGCCCCAGAAGCGCTGGAAACCCAATTCAAGATCGCGTCGTGGGTAACCAACGCTGCCTTCTGGTTGGCCCTGGGCCTGCTCAGCGCCTGGTTGTACCGCCGCTCCAGCCAGGCCTGA
- a CDS encoding cobalamin biosynthesis protein: protein MPALYAGFGCRRGCPVEALDELLHQALHSHGLTLAALRGIASITAKADEPGLRQLAERHDLPLLVFAPSQLQAYEPQLSHRSAVAFAHSGCWGVAESAALALADHECGNAALVVTRQTLGGATLALASGG from the coding sequence CTGCCGGCGCTCTACGCCGGCTTTGGTTGCCGCCGGGGCTGCCCGGTGGAGGCCCTCGACGAACTGCTACACCAGGCACTGCATAGCCACGGGCTGACGCTGGCGGCGCTGCGAGGCATCGCCAGCATCACAGCGAAAGCGGACGAACCCGGCCTGCGACAACTCGCCGAACGTCACGACCTGCCCCTTTTGGTGTTCGCACCCTCGCAACTGCAGGCATACGAGCCGCAACTGAGCCACCGCTCTGCGGTAGCATTCGCCCACAGCGGTTGCTGGGGCGTGGCGGAGAGCGCAGCCCTGGCCCTGGCCGATCATGAATGTGGCAACGCCGCGCTCGTGGTCACGCGGCAAACCCTTGGCGGCGCTACCCTCGCCCTCGCCAGCGGCGGATAA
- a CDS encoding CbtB domain-containing protein yields MPVTSAKHGIATPVTLSQRVVIATAASLLGLCLIYFAGFSHIEAVHNAAHDTRHSAAFPCH; encoded by the coding sequence ATGCCCGTCACCAGCGCCAAACACGGTATCGCCACCCCCGTCACCCTCAGCCAGCGCGTGGTCATCGCCACCGCTGCCAGCCTGTTGGGCCTGTGCCTGATCTACTTTGCCGGCTTCTCACACATCGAGGCGGTACACAACGCCGCCCACGACACCCGCCACAGCGCCGCATTCCCTTGCCACTGA